The Anabaena sp. WA102 genome contains a region encoding:
- a CDS encoding class I SAM-dependent methyltransferase yields MKELEILKNLYSQDLETRKNWYSHVAETYNKFRPRYPQEIINGAVQAAQLSSKANILELGCGPGNATLAFAQLGFSMICLEPNLAACNLARKNCEMYPQVEIHQTTFEEWELEPGKFDAVLAATSYHWINPEFGNLKINQALQNDGSLILLWNMIPQPEYEIYQSFREIYQKYAPTLDRYEDIETQKEIVQSLGQKAIDSGKFKNLVSEQVVCKANYCMDDFILLLSTYTPYLKLDIETRNCLFTELRRKIENNYGGNIQIAYISAFQVAKKAEI; encoded by the coding sequence ATGAAAGAACTAGAAATACTTAAAAACTTATATTCTCAAGACTTAGAAACCAGAAAAAACTGGTATTCTCATGTAGCAGAAACTTATAATAAATTCAGACCTCGCTATCCACAAGAAATTATTAATGGTGCTGTACAAGCAGCCCAACTTTCCAGCAAAGCTAATATTCTAGAATTAGGTTGTGGACCAGGAAATGCAACTTTAGCATTTGCTCAATTAGGTTTTTCTATGATCTGTCTAGAACCAAATTTAGCAGCTTGTAATTTAGCAAGAAAAAACTGTGAAATGTATCCACAGGTAGAAATACATCAGACAACCTTTGAAGAATGGGAACTAGAACCTGGAAAATTTGATGCTGTTTTAGCAGCAACTTCTTACCATTGGATTAATCCTGAATTTGGTAATCTCAAGATTAATCAAGCTTTACAGAATGATGGGTCTTTAATTTTGCTGTGGAATATGATACCACAACCAGAATATGAAATATATCAAAGTTTCCGAGAAATTTATCAAAAATATGCTCCAACCTTGGATAGATATGAAGATATAGAAACTCAAAAAGAGATAGTACAGTCTTTAGGACAAAAAGCTATTGACTCAGGTAAATTCAAAAATTTAGTTTCCGAACAAGTTGTCTGTAAGGCTAATTATTGTATGGATGACTTTATATTACTTTTAAGCACTTACACTCCATACTTAAAACTAGATATAGAAACTAGAAATTGTTTATTTACAGAATTACGAAGAAAGATTGAAAATAACTATGGAGGAAATATACAAATCGCCTATATCTCAGCCTTTCAAGTTGCCAAAAAAGCTGAGATATAG
- a CDS encoding peptidylprolyl isomerase, producing the protein MRFKFPQFFVVLLMIGALTLGGCASNTTSSSASPTATATSDTTTSAKTVSETISESVPGIKGLPRLEGKATVVMTVKRGEVVNPTQIEIEIDGTNAPITGGNFVDLVQKGVYDGLVFHRVVREPQPFVVQGGDPQGKDPKFPESRLGTGGYIDPQTGNERRIPLEIKPKGAKDPIYSKTITEKPVLQHKQGAIAMARSQSPDSASSQFYFALADLSFLDGNYAVFGNVTKGFEVVNKIQQGDRIESAKVTKGAENLKIPQ; encoded by the coding sequence ATGCGGTTTAAATTTCCACAATTTTTTGTAGTTCTATTGATGATTGGCGCTTTAACTTTGGGAGGATGTGCGAGTAATACAACATCGTCTAGTGCATCCCCAACTGCAACAGCTACCTCAGACACGACTACTAGTGCAAAAACAGTATCAGAAACTATTAGCGAGAGTGTTCCTGGAATCAAAGGTTTACCACGTCTTGAAGGTAAGGCTACGGTGGTGATGACGGTGAAGCGTGGAGAAGTAGTTAATCCCACACAAATTGAGATTGAAATAGATGGGACAAATGCACCAATTACTGGCGGTAATTTTGTGGATTTGGTTCAAAAAGGTGTTTATGACGGTTTAGTATTCCATCGTGTTGTGCGCGAACCTCAGCCTTTTGTAGTTCAAGGTGGAGATCCACAAGGTAAAGACCCCAAATTTCCCGAAAGTAGATTGGGAACCGGTGGTTATATTGATCCTCAAACTGGAAATGAGCGTCGGATACCGTTAGAAATTAAACCAAAAGGCGCAAAAGATCCTATTTACAGTAAGACTATTACTGAGAAGCCTGTGTTACAGCACAAGCAAGGAGCGATCGCTATGGCTAGATCACAATCCCCGGATTCTGCTTCTTCTCAATTTTACTTTGCTTTAGCAGATTTATCGTTCTTGGATGGTAACTATGCCGTGTTTGGTAATGTTACTAAAGGTTTTGAGGTAGTTAACAAAATCCAGCAAGGCGATCGCATTGAGTCTGCTAAAGTCACGAAAGGTGCAGAAAATCTGAAAATTCCTCAGTAG
- a CDS encoding photosystem I assembly protein Ycf4 — MTVSTTINKSENILSQKVLGSRRFSNYWWASIVTMGASGFFLASISSYLKVNLLIVTDATQLIFVPQGLVMGLYGAAGLLLATYLWLVVLWDLGGGYNEFNRETGTLKIFRWGFPGKNRQIQIDGRISDVQSVKILIKEGLNPQRALYLRVKGRRDIPLTRVGQPLSLADLETQGAELARFLGVSLEGL; from the coding sequence ATGACCGTATCAACAACAATTAATAAAAGCGAGAACATCCTCTCTCAAAAGGTTCTTGGTTCACGTCGGTTTAGTAACTACTGGTGGGCAAGTATTGTGACTATGGGAGCCAGTGGTTTTTTCTTAGCTAGTATTTCTAGTTATCTCAAAGTTAATTTACTCATAGTTACTGATGCAACACAACTAATATTTGTCCCTCAAGGATTGGTGATGGGACTATATGGTGCTGCTGGCTTGCTATTAGCTACATATCTGTGGCTTGTAGTTCTATGGGATTTAGGTGGTGGTTATAATGAGTTCAATCGGGAAACGGGGACATTAAAAATCTTTCGTTGGGGGTTTCCCGGAAAAAATCGTCAAATCCAAATTGACGGCAGGATTTCAGATGTACAATCTGTCAAGATTTTGATTAAGGAAGGTCTGAATCCTCAACGCGCTTTATATCTTCGGGTTAAAGGTAGACGGGATATTCCCCTTACACGAGTAGGTCAACCCTTATCTTTGGCAGATTTGGAAACCCAAGGTGCGGAATTAGCTCGTTTTTTAGGAGTATCTTTAGAAGGACTCTAG
- the psbD gene encoding photosystem II D2 protein (photosystem q(a) protein) yields MTIAVGRAPSRGWFDVLDDWLKRDRFVFVGWSGILLFPCAFLALGGWLTGTTFVTSWYTHGLASSYLEGANFLTVAVSTPANSMGHSLLFLWGPEAQGDFTRWIQLGGLWPFVALHGAFGLIGFMLRQFEVARLVGLRPYNALAFSGPIAVFVSVFLMYPLGQSSWFFAPSFGVAAIFRFLLFLQGFHNWTLNPFHMMGVAGILGGALLCAIHGATVENTLFEDGEGSNTFRAFNPTQAEETYSMVTANRFWSQIFGVAFSNKRWLHFFMLFVPVTGLWMSSIGIVGLALNLRAYDFVSQELRAAEDPEFETFYTKNILLNEGIRAWMAPQDQPHEQFVFPEEVLPRGNAL; encoded by the coding sequence ATGACCATCGCAGTTGGACGCGCCCCCAGTAGAGGGTGGTTTGACGTATTAGACGACTGGCTAAAGCGCGATCGCTTTGTATTCGTAGGTTGGTCAGGAATATTACTATTCCCCTGTGCCTTCCTCGCATTAGGCGGTTGGCTAACCGGTACAACCTTCGTCACCTCCTGGTACACCCACGGACTAGCATCTTCTTACTTAGAAGGAGCTAACTTTTTAACAGTAGCAGTATCCACACCAGCCAACAGCATGGGACATTCCCTGTTGTTCCTGTGGGGACCTGAAGCTCAAGGTGACTTCACCCGTTGGATTCAACTCGGTGGTTTGTGGCCTTTCGTCGCCCTACATGGCGCATTCGGTTTGATTGGCTTCATGTTACGCCAATTTGAAGTAGCCCGTCTCGTCGGTCTTCGTCCTTATAACGCCCTTGCTTTCTCCGGTCCTATCGCCGTATTCGTCAGCGTGTTCCTGATGTATCCTTTAGGACAATCTAGCTGGTTCTTTGCACCTAGCTTTGGAGTAGCCGCAATTTTCCGTTTCCTCCTATTCCTACAAGGTTTCCACAACTGGACACTCAACCCCTTCCACATGATGGGTGTAGCGGGAATCTTAGGTGGAGCTTTACTTTGTGCCATTCACGGTGCCACAGTAGAAAACACCCTATTTGAAGACGGCGAAGGTTCAAACACTTTCCGCGCCTTCAACCCTACCCAAGCTGAAGAAACCTACTCCATGGTGACAGCAAACCGTTTCTGGTCACAGATTTTCGGAGTTGCTTTCTCCAACAAACGTTGGTTACACTTCTTCATGTTGTTTGTCCCTGTGACAGGCTTGTGGATGAGTTCCATTGGGATCGTTGGTTTAGCATTAAACCTCCGGGCTTATGACTTCGTTTCCCAAGAATTACGGGCAGCAGAAGACCCAGAGTTTGAAACTTTCTATACCAAAAACATTTTACTAAACGAGGGTATCCGCGCTTGGATGGCTCCTCAAGATCAACCCCACGAACAGTTCGTATTCCCAGAGGAGGTACTTCCACGTGGTAACGCTCTCTAA
- a CDS encoding beta-ketoacyl-ACP synthase, whose product MVKVVVTGIGLVSALGKSLEDSWQNLLLGKTGIKLHQIFPELGIFPLGLIAEKPSLLNTLAEIVVNSALQDAELVAPLFDCAVVIGSSRGYQASWEIMARQMYQEEAESNLDNWLNTLPQMNAIAIARKIGSTAAVLAPMAACATGIWAIAQATMLIKTGQYQRVITGAIEAPITPLTIAGFRQMGALAKTGAYPFDLQREGLVLGEGGAILILESAELAAQRQAKIYGEILGFGLTADAYHGNSPEPLGKSAIIAIKQCLERSHISLTDIDYIHTHGTATQLNDRIESKIIQHLFSPKLAISSTKGSTGHTLGASGALGVAFSLMALQQQILPPCVGLQQPEFNLNFIPSAQESKIQQVLCFSFGFGGQNAVIALGN is encoded by the coding sequence TTGGTTAAAGTTGTTGTTACTGGGATTGGTTTAGTTTCTGCTTTAGGTAAAAGCTTAGAAGATAGTTGGCAAAATTTATTATTAGGAAAAACGGGGATTAAATTACATCAAATATTTCCAGAATTGGGAATATTTCCCCTGGGATTAATTGCTGAAAAACCCTCTTTATTAAATACACTCGCAGAAATAGTTGTTAATTCAGCCCTACAAGATGCCGAATTGGTAGCACCTTTGTTTGATTGTGCTGTAGTAATTGGTTCTAGTCGGGGTTATCAAGCATCTTGGGAGATCATGGCACGACAGATGTATCAGGAAGAGGCAGAATCAAACTTAGACAATTGGTTAAATACTCTACCGCAAATGAATGCGATCGCTATAGCCCGAAAAATAGGCTCAACAGCAGCAGTTTTAGCACCAATGGCTGCTTGTGCAACGGGAATTTGGGCGATCGCTCAGGCTACAATGTTAATTAAAACCGGGCAATACCAACGAGTAATTACAGGGGCAATAGAAGCACCCATAACCCCCCTAACAATTGCCGGATTTAGGCAAATGGGGGCTTTAGCCAAAACAGGTGCTTATCCCTTTGACTTACAGCGAGAAGGCTTGGTACTAGGTGAAGGTGGTGCTATTTTGATTCTTGAATCTGCGGAGTTAGCAGCCCAACGACAAGCTAAAATTTATGGAGAAATATTAGGTTTTGGCTTGACAGCAGACGCATATCATGGAAACTCACCAGAACCATTAGGTAAAAGTGCCATCATAGCCATTAAGCAATGTTTAGAACGTAGTCATATTTCACTCACAGACATAGACTATATTCACACTCATGGTACAGCCACCCAGTTAAATGACCGGATAGAAAGTAAAATTATTCAACACTTATTTTCACCAAAATTAGCGATTAGTTCCACCAAAGGTAGCACAGGTCATACATTAGGAGCATCAGGAGCTTTAGGTGTAGCCTTTTCACTCATGGCATTGCAACAGCAAATTTTGCCCCCCTGCGTAGGACTTCAGCAACCAGAATTTAATTTAAACTTCATCCCTTCAGCACAAGAAAGTAAAATTCAGCAAGTCCTATGTTTTAGCTTTGGTTTTGGTGGACAAAATGCTGTGATAGCTTTAGGGAATTAA